A region of the Cyanobium usitatum str. Tous genome:
GGGGGATCGCTTTTATCGGCGCCAAGGCGCCCGAAGCACTTCGCCAAGCAGCCAGCTCGCCGGATGCCAGGGTAAGAGCGGCAGCGATAGCAGCTCTCGGCGAACAGATCCAGGCGTTGGGGGATGACCAGGCGAGACAGCTGCTCCTAACCGCGCTGGATGACCTGGACTCCGAGGTGCGGGCAGAAGCTGCAACGCTGATGGGGAAGTTGCAGGAGCCAGAATGGGCCTGCCCGCGCCTGCTCCCGCTGCTCACCGACTCGGAAGAACAGGTCCGCAAAAACGCTGCTCTATCGCTGATGAAGCTAGGGGCCAAGGATGCATTGCCTGCCTTAAAAGCAAGTGTGGAGCAGGAAGAACAACCTGGTGTCAGATTAGTGCTGGATCTAGCAATCAGTCAGCTGAGCAAGTGAGGATGGCAATCGTCTCGCGTCAGCCCGGCTGAGGTTGACGGGCATGCAGGTCCCTAATTCGAGCGAGGGCTGATTCAAGCGTCTCGCGCACATAACTGTCTAGCTGTGGTTGGTTCTGCAGATCTCTAAGAGTCCGTTCAATTGCAGGATCATCAATCTGGGCGAGCGCATTGACAGCTGCTACCGCCTGGGCTGGATTATCTCCACCCACCACTCTCAGCAACAGCGGCACCGCCTGCCCACCCACCTGCCCAAGGGCCATCACCGTAGCTACAGCCACAACCGGTGAGTCGTCGCCAAGCGCCTCCTCGAGGGCCTGCATCGCAGAATCGGGGAAATGTATCCCAGGCTGGTTTGAAGCCACCTGGGCATAGGCCTTCACGCAGCTAGCGCGGATAGTGCTGTCCGTGCTGGCCTTAAGAAGATCCGCTAAAGGCAGCAGGGCTGCTGCGCCAAAGGCGCCAATACCACGTACAGAGGCCCTGCGTAAAGCTATATCCGGTTGGGCCAATAAACCAAGCAGTCGAGGCAGAGCTTGCTGAGGCCAATCCCTGACCATAGCTATAAAAGCCTGGCTTTGAATATAAGGATTAGGGTGAGCAAGGTCATCAAACAAGATATCCAATGCTTCCATTTCCATCCAAGAGAGGGGGTGGGAGAGGGCTCATTTTCTCACAAAAAAGGAGGCCCGAAGGCCTCCGTGGTTTGTCCTCAACAATTAATCAGAAACTGATCAGGAGAGGGCGTTGATTGCGTAATCAAGGTACGACTTCAACTCATTGAGAGCCTGGGGGCTCATGTCACGAGGGGAGCAAGCCCGGTCGCGGGTGAAGGTGAGAGCTTCCACGTAAGCAGCGGTAGGCAGACGCAGGGTGCGGTACACCTCACGGGCTCCGGCAATGCCCCACTCATCGAGAGGGCCGGTGCCGCCCACAACCAGGCAGTAGTTGATCAGACGCAGATAGTGAGCGATGTCGCGGTAGCACTTGTCCACCTTGACCTGATTCTCACCAGCTTCGCCGGCTTGCTTGAGGTAGGGATACTTGCTGAAGCAGGCGTCACCAGCTTCCTTCGTCACTTTGTCCAGGCCGGCAGCCAGCTTTTCAGCAGCTTCAAGACGAGCAGTAGCTCGCTGAATGTTGCCCTGAACAGCTTCTAGGTCGTTCTGGGAGGGGAAGCGACCAGCGGCATCAGCGGCGGTCACAACAGTGGTCACAACAGACTTCATCGTGAAGATCCTCGTTTAATTGAGTTGTAGTGGTTTAAAAAAAGCAATCTCTTCGGATGAATCAGCTGAGGCCGCTGATCACACGGTCAAAGTAGGTAGCAGCTTCAGCCACTAGAGCGGAGCAGTCGCCCTGAACGGTTTCCATCTTGCGGAAACGGGTTTCCACAGGGTTGGTACCGCTGGTGTTTGTCTCGTTAATGTGAGCCGTGGAAGAAGCCTTCATGATGGCCACAGCGCGGGCGGCAGACTGAAGGGGAACGCCCAGAGCGATGTAGGTCTCCTTGAGGCCGTTCAGGCAGCGGTCGTCCAAAACCGAGGCATCGCCAGCCAGCAGCGCGTAGCTGATGTAGCGAAGCACAATTTCGCCGTCGCGCAGGCAAGCGGCCATGCGGCGGTTGGGGTAGCAGTTGCCACCAGCCTGGATCAGGCCAGTGTTTTCGCAGATCATGCCGGTGACTGCATCTGAAACGATGCAGGAGGCATTGCTGGTGATGGCGTTAACAGCGTCTAGACGCTTATTTCCCTCAGCAACATAGTTACGGAGAGCAGCGAGCTCACCGCCTCCAATTGGGGCAGTCTTCGAATCTGCGCTGACGACAGCGCGTGAAAAGGCGTCGAGCATGGGAAAGGGACCAGGGGTGCTTGTGCTCAGCCAGTTGACAGCCAGTGAAGATCGTTAGATCTGTTTAGGTCTGCATGGCTTAGCTGCCTCTCGGGGAAGGCGTAAGGGGAAACTACGGTCATCTCCCTCCTCAGGACCCCGATCAAAGCAATCATGCAAACTTTCGTCATCCATCGCGGTCGGACTTAAAAAGGCAGCGCTGGCAAAGGGTTTTGGCAAGGGGAGGGCACGCACTCCCGCCCAATCGCGGGACAAAGCACCAGGAGATTTATCTTTTCTTCCATATTCACCATGGATGCGGTCCATTTGAAGCTGCTCTAGTGGATCGCAGCGGTCGACTCCGTATGCTGACATTCGCCCAATTCAACCCATGACCGACGGCACCACCGCTCGCGCCGACACGTCTGCAATCAACGCATCCGATCCCAGCCGGCAGGAGTTGGAGGAGTCGATTGATCAGCTAGCGGCCTACCGCGATCGACTCATCAAAGATGTGATCGGAATGGGTCAGAGACTGAAGCTTCCTCAGAAGCAAGTGGAATTCACCCTGGCTCAGCATCCCGAGCTGCAGAAGCTAGAAGCAATTCTGGCTCAGCTTGAAGCCCAGAAGTCCGAACAGGACTAACTCCCATCCCCCTCACCCGCCCGTGGCACCCGTGGACCCAGCCCGAACGATGGATCAGTTCTTGGCGGCCAGTCGAGGGGCCTGGCTGACGCGACGGGCTGTGCACCACCTCGACCACCAAGATGATGAATTCGGCGATTCCAATCTTGTGATCGAGCCCTTCTCCGCTGAGGATCCAGCCGTCGAACAGATATGCCTAGCTCTCAATATCAACCCTCATCTAGCAGCAGGAGGGGCCCGTTTCTGGTGGGAGAGCAATCTAAAACCCCTAGCCAGAACAGAAGATCAAGCGGCTGTATTAATAGATATCCCTCTGGCAGGAGATCCCTCTCAGGGTTTCCTGGTCCGTGACAAGGGCTACGTGGAGAAGCAGCCCGTCCTCAGTCAATACACCTTTTCCAGCGATGGCGTCATGACCGTTACCACGCGCTACGACAGCAATGTCGGCACGGAACGCTGCTGGTTCGTCACGGATCAGGTGCGCATGAGGGTGAGCTCGGTGCAGTGCCTCGATGGGGTGTCGATGACCACCTACTGCACGGAGCTTCGTTGCCCCTCCGACGCAACTCTGCAGTCGCTTCGGGAAAGCGCCGATTCCCTGGCCGCCGGTTTCAGTTAACCCACCCTGCTCCTGAGCGCTCCGAGATGTTCGACCCTTTTTTGCAAGAGCTCAATAGCAGGCTGGAACGGTCTGGAGCGCAGCCCATTGCCCCACCCGATGGGCTCGCTGAATGTCGCTCCCTGAAGAGGCAGAGCGTGATCCAAAGCTGGCTCTGGCAAGTGCCGGGTTTCCGGCGCTGGCGGGTGACCAGGATGGACGCGGGGGACAGCCTGCAAGTGCTGAATTCGGTGGCCTATCCCGAATACAACAACGATCAGCCCCTGATGGGAATCGATCTTCTTTGGTTCGGCACCCGAGGCAAGCTGGTCGCAGTGCTTGATTTTCAACCCCTACTGCAAGATCAGAATTATCTTGATACCTATTATCAAGGCCTAAAAGAACTTATTTCTCGCCACCCGGATCTTCACGGTGCTGAGGCCATGCGCTCATTTGATCCAAACCAATATTTTTCGCCCTGGCTGCTGTTCTGCCGTGGAGGTGCTGAGGAGGCGCAGGAATCGTTGCCTAGGGCTTTCACTGCCTTTCTCGACTGCTACTGGCAGCTCAGCGCCGAAGCCAGCCAACGCACTTCCATAGTTACAGCAGAAAAGGTTAAAACCCTGCAGAAGGCATACGATGTCTACAGCGCCGAAAGAGATCCGGCTCATGGCCTTTTTAGCAGCCACTTCGGTAAGGCCTGGTCGGATCGTTTTCTGCACGAGTTCCTCTTCCCATCTAGCCCGCAGCAATGACAGCACCGCAAAGCTGCAGCCTTGATCAGGTCAGAATCGCCGGTTGGCGTTGGCAGCCCTTTCTTGATCATGCGGTCGACATGCTTCAGGCGTTGCAGCCAGCCGCCTACCCCGTGCCCGAGCAGTTTCTGCAAAAAACCGGATCCACCGGTTCGAAAGCACAGCCGGTAGTTGTGCAAACTGCAACCTGGGCCTGTCGAACCAGCAAGCTTCGCCAGGTGAGGGCCGCCTGTGTGGAAGCGGGACCAGCAGCGTCCGTGCTGAACCTAGTTATCAATCCCGACTGCCGTTTTGATCTGCCTTTCTTCGGAGCCGATTTGGTCACGCTGCCCTCAGGCCATCTGCTAGCCCTTGACCTGCAGCCAGTTGACCGCAGCGATTCCCTCCATACCCAACCTGTCTGGGATCGATTACTCCCAATTTTTAACAGCTGGAAGCCTCACTTGCCCGATGGCGGGCCCATTCCTGCCGAGGCGGAACCTTACTTTTCGCCTGCATTTCTCTGGACCCGTCTACCTCTGGGTGCAGCCTCCGATGAGCTGATCGCCACCGTTATATTTCAAGCCTTTGCTGAGTATTTAAAGCTTTATTTACAGCTCGTGGATGAAGCACCCCCCGTAGCAGATGATCGCTCAGCAATATTGCTCGAGGGCCAACGCCGCTACACCAGCTATCGGGCAGAGAAAGATCCGGCAAGAGGGATGCTCAGCCGCTTTCACGGCGCGGAATGGACCGAGACATATATCCATGAGGTGTTGTTCGATCTAGACAGACACTATCCCGAGTAAAAAGAAGATCAAAGCAGGCCTATGGCGTGAAGAGGCCCACTTCCACTGATCAGCTCCACTAGAAAAGCGGAGAATCCGACCATAGCTAAGCGGCCATTCCACACTTCTGAGCTGTTGTTCCAGCCCCAAGCCCACTTGTCTTGGGGGTAGAGCTTCACAGTGCTGGGCAAAGCCGCCGCCTGGTCAAGATTCACCTCGGGCCCATCCAGGGCCTGCTGGACAAGTCGCGCAAGCCCCTGGATGAACGCAGGGTTGGTGTCAAGCGCCGGCACACGCCGAAAATTTGTGATGCCCGACTCGAAAGCCAGCTTGCGGTACTCGATGTCGATCTCTTCAAGGGTCTCGATGTGCTCGCTCACAAAACTGATCGGCACAACCACAAGATCCTTCACACCCTGCCGCCCTAGCTCCTCCAATGCCTCGTCGGTGTAGGGCTTGAGCCACTCCACAGGACCCACCCGGCTCTGATAAGCAAGGGTGAAAGAGTTGCTGTGGCCCAATGTGGCCTCCAACTTCTCGATGATCAGCCGGGCGCAGGTTTCGATCTCCCCTTGGTAGGGATCGCCCGCTTCTTCCACGTAGCTCTTAGGAACACCGTGGGCGCTGAAGAACACGTGGGCGCTGTCAGGGTCCGGGCAGGCCTGGATCTCACGGGCGATCAGCCCGGCCATGGCATCGATATAGCCCTGGTCGTCGTGGTAGCTGCGGATGCATCGAATCGGCAAAGCTGCAAAGACAGGATCAGCCTGACGAAGACGCTGAAGCTCCCTAAAGCTGGAACCGCTGGTGCTAATCGAGAAGTGAGGGTAAAGAGGCAGCACCACCACCTCGTCCACATCATCGGCTTTGATGTCTGCCACCGCCGATTCGGTAAAGGGGTGCCAGTAGCGCATCGCCACGTAGCTGGTGGCCTCGATCCCAAGCAGGCGCAGGGCACTCTGTAGCTCCCGCGCCTGCTGCTCGGTGATTCGCCGCAGTGGTGAGCCCCCGCCGATGGAACGATAAGCCTCCTGCGACTTGCTCGCCCGCAGGCTGCTGATCAGCCAAGCCAGTGGTTTCTGCAGGGCCGGGCTGGGTAGCCGGATGATCTCCGGATCCGAGAACAGGTTGTAGAGGAAAGGGCCGACGTCCTGGATGCGCTCCGGACCCCCGAGGTTCAGCAGGAGCACTCCTACCTTGGCCATGGCTTGGCGATCATGAGGCCAAACATCACCTTACGTCTACAACTGCTGGCAACTGCACTCGCTCGGTTGAATAAGAAACGTTTAGGGACACGCCCTCACAACCAAGCCGTTCGACCGGCGCACATCAGCTAGACGATTCTGGAAAACCCGACTACCGAACTGAAGACGATGGAAGGTTCAGACAATCACGCCAAAGCAGCAGCTGATCGGCAATGGAACCTCATGCGCGCCAGCTTTGATGGCGACTGGAAGGGAATAACCACCTGGTATGGCCGCAAAGGCCATAGCATGAACCTGAAGCAGGGCAGCTCTAACCCGGAGGCCTCGCTTTACTCCATCCGCTTCTCGGATGCGCACACGGGTGAATGGCATGGAACCGGCCTGCGATTCGCGCCCGGTGGAGAACGCCGCTTCCCCCTATATCGGCACAATTACAACCTCGGCCATAACTGCTGGCATTTTCCGCAGACGGCGGGCCAGTCGAGCCTGGAAATGGCCGGCAGCAGCGCCCGTGCTGGGCATGAAGTGAATTTCTTCAGCGGTCGCAGTCGTTCGATGCTGGTGGCGCTTTACCAGCAACAACCTGATGGTCAGATGCTGCTGGACTCAATCGCCGCCACACCCTTCCGTTGCCAACGCACCAATTCGGACCCCGAACGCGTTCAGTTCCAATCGCTGGAGGCGGTATTCGAGACCGTCTTTGGCTGGCAAGGAGTGGAGTCAGTGATCAGACCAGGATTCAATTCTGTAAATGAAACGTCAGATCAGCGGTTGGCACCATTCTGTAGCGAATTATTTATCAAGAATGAAGTGAATGGGCTATTTACAGATAATTTAATCTGCAGCCTGCCTGAGAGCTTGCCAAAGCATTCATTTAACATCCACTTTGGCTGCATACTGGATCGTCAAAGCTTTGTGCATTTGACAATGGAGTTTGATGCCAATCACAATCTCTTGGCCTGGATAGAGCGCCGATATCAGCCCAACATGCATGGATGAGAGAGGCTGAAGCCAAGCTGCTTAAGCTTCTCATTACTCACCCGCGCATTAAGAATTCGATCGCTGGTGTCTCTGGTCAACCACTTAGCTAGTGGCAGGCCAGCGCGCTCACAGAGCCGATCTGTGAGCTCCTGGCCGTTGTACTGGGTGTCATTGACCAGGTTGTACGTATCATTGAGGCCTTGGTCAAAGGCAAAGTTGATACCGCGAACGATGTCGTCGCGGTGAATCCAGCACGGCACATTCAGGCCATTACGCTGCACTAAGCCGCCAGCTGCACTCAGCAACATGGCCGGAATATCGCGTCCAGGCCCGTATATGCCACCGAGGCGCAACACGCAGACCTTGATCGAGTCGGAGCGGACCGACGCGATCATCTGCTCTGCTCTCACGAGCACGGAATTCACTGGATGATTTGAATCGGTTGGATCGCTCTCACTTGTGAACGCTCCCTGCCGGTTGCCATACACGCCACAGCTGCTGAGGTGAACAAGCTGCAGTGGCGAGCTGACAGGCCGACGGCTAAGAGTTTCGATCAGCCGCTGCAGGCCGCCAAGAAAGGTCTGCTCGTATTGGCTCAGCTCAACACTGGAACTCTTCGACGGAGCGAAGGACACCAAGATGCCGTCGACATCTGTTGCGAAGTCCAGGCTGCTGGAGGGATCCGTCGAATCAAAAACCAATGGATTGTCGACTAGATCGGCCAGCTCTGGCAAGCGTTCACGCCGGGTTGTGGTGCCCCAAAGTGCGTGCCCCTCCTGCTTCCAGGATTTGGCAACCGCTTCGCCCACGTAGCCACAACCCAGGATTGCGCGACGCTCGCCCGAGGGCAGGATCGGGCGCTCTTGGAGAGACAGCAACTGATAGAGGGAGGCCAGATCTGGGGTAGAAGTCATCCCGCAAAGCCCAATCATGAAGTTTTGCAACCCTAGGCCTGTCGGACGTGGGGTTGCGTTGTCACCGCTACGGATGACGCAGCCTGAGCCCTACTCCGTTCTTGTGGCAGCCTGAGCTATCGCCTTAAGCCCATGCCCGTCTATTGCGTCGAAGTGCCTGGGCTACCGCCACTTGCCGTCACTTGCGCCGGCTGCAGCGGAGATGCTTTGCAACTGGCACTAAGGGAGCAGGGACTGGACAACTTCCGTGTGGAGCGGCGCAGCAAGGATGGCCGCCAGTGGTGGTTTCAGGCCAACTTCAAGCCAGGCACCATCGACCCAGACACCACTGGAGGTCTCACCCGGCTGGTGAGCGTTGATCTAATCGAGGACTGATGGGTCCGATCCAAGCGCCGCCAACTCTCGCTCAGGCAGCCACCACTTCCGTGCTGCCCGAGCGCTGACGGCGGGTAAGGAAGCCAAACAGCACCTTGCCAATGGCCGCGATCAGATTGCCTTCCAGTTCCTGGAACATGGTCATGTTCAGGTGGAAGGCGTGGTTGGCCTCCTCCACAATCCGATCGGCCATGGCCTGGTCGATTGGCAGGGCGTCGAGCGTGGTGCGGTAGTTGGCCTTGAAGGCCTTCTCATCGGGGATAGCCGCGAATTCGTAGAAACGCAGGCCATCGTGCTCGCCCAGGCTCATCGCCTTTTGGGCGATGTTCTTGAGGATCTGGCCGCCGGAAAGATCACCGATGTAGCGGGTGTAGTGGTGACCCACCAGCAGCTCCGGGCACTCCAGCGCCACCTGATGCAGCCGCTCTACGTATTGCTGGGCTCCAGGGGTGGGCTTGACCGCATTGCGCCAATCGCCACCGAAGTAAAAGGCAAGGTCCTGCTCGAGACTTTCGCGCCGGTTCAGCTCAGCAAAGGCCACCGGGCCCACCACCGGATGCTCCCTAAGCCGACCAAACTCCTCCTCCATGGCGGAGTACACGAAATAAAGATCGGCCACCAGGGTGCGGTAGCTGGCCTTATCCACCACCCCCTTAAGGAAGCAGCTCACGAAGCCGGTGTTCTCCGCCATCGTGTGGGCCTTTTTGGTGCCTTCACGCAGTTGGGAGGCGAGCGCAACAGCCATAGGTGCCGGTCTGAGGAACAGGTATATCGGCAGCAACTTAGAGGGGGCACCCTGGATTGGTTTGCCCCTTTGCGAAGAGTTCACGTCAGGGGTAATGGCCAGCAATGAGCGTTAGTACTGCGGCTGGCTCTCACTTATTAAGGGCCGGGCACTGGCAACATCACTTGGAGCCCGCGTCTCGCGACAGCACCCATGGCCGACGACGACGCCAGCCCCCCCCAGGCAGGCGAACCCATTAGTGAGCAGGAAGCCCTGCGCCGGCTCCGCCAGAGCGAAGACTCCTCCCAGCAGTACTACGGAGCCTGGTGGCTGGGCCGAATGCGCAGCCAGCACCCAGAGGCAGTGCCCCTATTGCAACAAGCCCTGCGTCGACGCCGGCCCAGGGATAGCGGGGCCGGCGTCGAGGAGAACGCAGTAGCCCGCAATGCCGCCCGCGCCCTCGGCAAACTGGCTCCAGCAGCACAAGCGGCCATCCCCGACCTGCTCGACACCCTGCAGGACGGCGACGACGGACTACGGGAAGCGGCAGCCCGGGCCCTGGGCCAACTCGGGGCCAGCGAAGCCATTGAGGCCCTCTGCGAGAGGCTAGCCAGCGGCCCCGCCGTGGCTGGCGTCCAGCAGGCCAACAGCCACCGCCTGATGGAACCCTGCGAAGCTCTGCTGGAGGCCTTGGGCGACATCGGTGTCAACGAGCCGCGGGTGCTGGCCGTGGTGAAACCCTTCCTCGGCCACGAGAGCCCCCTGATCCGCAGCGCTGCTGCCCGCACCCTGCTGCAACTGAGCGGTGAGGCGCGCTGGGGGGAACTGCTTGTGGACCTACTTGACCATCCCCAGCTGCAGGTGCGTCATGCAGCCCTGATGGATCTAGGTGCCGCCGGCTGGCGGCCCGGATTTAAAGCCATTGCCGCCACCCTTGCCGAGAACAGTCTGAAATTGATTGCCCTGCGGGGGCTGGTGGAACAGGGCAGCGGCGACCCCGGCGACGAGGCCCTGCTGGCCTACATGGACACCTTGCTATGAGCCAGGTTTCACTGGTGGCAGCCCGGATTGCAGCCCTGCAACAGGCCGGCAGTGCCCTCGCCCTGCTGCAAGCCACCCAGGAGCTGGCCAGCTGCGCCGATGCCAGCGCCGCTCCGGTGCTGGTGGAGGTGTTGGGCTTCAACAACCCCGGTGCGGCGGTAGCCGCCGTGAAGGGGCTGATCAGCCTGGGGCCAGCGGCCGTGGAAGCCCTGTTGCAGCTCGACCCAGTGAATTACGGGGCTAGGGCCTGGGCCGTGCGCGCCCTCGCCGGCATCGGTGATGTGCGTGGGCTAGAGCTGCTGCTCGATGCCCTCGGCAGCGACGTAGCTGCCAGCGTGCGCCGGGCTGCCGCAAAGGGGCTCGGCCAACTGCAACTGGACGAGCTCCCCCCTGACCAACAGCAAGCTGTGCGGCGTCAGTGCCTAGGAGCCCTGCTGGCCGCCACTAGCGACGGCGAGTGGGTGGTGCGCTACGCGGTGGCAGTGGGGTTGGAGTTGCTGGCAGCTGGCCTGCCCGCGGCAGGACCGGAGAGGCAGCTGGCCCAACAGGGCCTGCTCACACTCCAGGAAGCGGCTGATGGCAGTCCTCCGGTGGTGCAGAGGCGCGCCAAGTTGGCCCTTTCACGGCTGGGGCTGCAATGAAGAAACGGGTGCTGTTTGTCTGCCTGGGCAACATCTGCCGCTCCCCAGCCGCTGAAGGGGTGTTTTTGCACCTGCTGGAGCAATCTCAGGCTGGTGAGCGCTTTGTGGTTGATTCGGCTGGCACCGGGGGCTGGCATGTGGGCAAGGCTGCCGATGCCCGCATGCGCGCAGCGGCCAGCCGCCGCGGCATCCACCTAGCGAGCAAGGCGCGCCAGTTGGAGCTGGCCGACCTCAACCGCTTCAACCACATCCTCACCATGGACGCCAGCAACCTGAGCCAGGTGCAGGCCCTAGTCCAGGAGGCTGGCGGCAGCAGCGTCGCCCGCATCGAGCCCCTGCTCAGCTATCGCAGCCGGTTTGATCTCAGCGAAGTGCCGGATCCCTACTACGGGGGAGACGAGGGGTTTGAGCACGTGCTCGACCTGCTGGAAGACGCCTGCAGCGGCCTGCTGCAGGCCTTAGACGATTAGTTCTCACCAGCGCCCGGCCAGGCCTCCTCCGGAACCCTCTGGCGGAACAGGTCCACCAGAGCCTGAATCACAGCCTCAATGGCCATACCGTCCGTAACCAGCTCCACCGCATCCTCTGCCTGGCACAGCGGCGCCACCTCCCGGCTGGAGTCCTGCTGATCACGGGCAGTTATCTGGGCCTCCAGCTCAGCCAGCGGAGGCACCGCAAAGCCCCGGCTCTCGAGGTCTTGGGCGCGGCGGCGGGCCCGCTCCGCCGCCGTGGCCGTGAGAAAAACCTTGAGCTCAGCGTCGGGGAAAACGGCGGTGCCGATGTCGCGGCCCTCGGCCACCAGCCCCCCCTTGAGCCCCATGGCCTGCTGCTGGGCCGTGAGGGCCTGGCGCACACAGCCGTGGGCAGCCACCAGGGAGACCTGGGCCGTTACCTCCGGGCTGCGAATCGCCTCGGTCACGTCGAAGCCATTGATGCTCACCAGCTGCTCGCCGGCGCCGCCAGCACTGAGCTGCAGATCCAGGCCCAGCAGAAGGGGTTCCACAGCCGCCGCAGCGGCAGGGTCGGCTCCCTGGCGCAGCACCCACCAGGTGAGGGCCCGGTACATGGCGCCGGTGTCTAGATAAACCAGGCCCATCTGGCGGGCAAAGGCACGGGTGACGGTGCTCTTGCCCGCTCCCGCTGGTCCATCAATGGCAACGATCGGCAGACGAGACATCAGAAAACAATGGTCGATCAGGCGGCTTGAACCGCAGTGCACCGCAGCGGCGAGCAGGGCCAGGCCTTGCACTTGCTGCAATGGCTCCAAGCTATGGGGAGCCACAAGCTCCACATAATCCACCCTCAGGCCCGCCGCTTCCAGCTGCTGGGCCAGCTGGGAGGTCAGCGCTGGGGCCTGGAAGAGGCCACCACGCACTTGGGCAGCCGCAGCCGCCAAAGCAGCGGGCAGCGCCGCGGCCTGCTGGCGCTGGGAGGGGGAAAGGCGACGGTTGCGGGAGCTGCAGGCGAGCCCATCGGCCTCTCGCACTGTGGGACAGCCCTTAATGCGCAGAGGCAAGCCCAGATCCGCCACCACCCGCCTCAGGATCACCAGCTGCTGCCAATCCTTTTCGCCAAGCAGCAGGAGATCAGGGCGCACCAGGGTTAACAGGCGAATCACCACGGTGGCCACCCCCTCAAAGTGCTGGGGCCGGTGGCGGCCACAGAGCCCCTGGCGCAAAAGCAAAGGCGGCGCCACCCGGGTCAAGCCCGCCTCGCCCCGGGGGTAGATCTCCGCCACGCTGGGAGCAAACAGGGCCGTGGCACCGGCGGCGGCGGCTAGATCAATGTCGGAGCGGAGGTCCCGGGGATAGGACTCGAGATCTTCCCCAGGACCGAACTGGAGGGGATTGACAAACACACTCAGCAACACGGAGGGGAGCTGGCCTGACCCTTGCCTCAGTGCCGCTGCCCGGCGAATCAGCTGCTGATGACCCTCGTGCAGGGCCCCCATCGTGGGCACGAAATGCAGGGGGCCCTGCTGCTGCTGCCGCCAGGCGGCTAGGTCTTGGCAAGTTTCGAGCAGGTCCAAGGAAAGAGCGGCGGCAGCCAACAAAAAACCCACCCGCCAGATTGGCGGATGGGCTGATCAAGGGAGCAGGCTGGGCTCAGCTCACTGGAGCACTTCGAGGCGCACTTGAGCTACGCCACTGGCGGTGAGGCCTAGGGATTGGGCAGCTCCATGGGCAATGTCAATGACGCGATTGCCGTGGAAAGGGCCCCGGTCGTTGATGCGCACAACGGCGGTGCGGCCGTTCCCAAGATTGGTCACACGAACCTTGGTGCCGAAAGGCAGGGTGCGGTGGGCCGCCGTGAGGGTGCCAGGACGAAAGACTTCGCCATTGGCCGTGCGGTTTCCAAAGAAGCCGGGGCCGTACCAACTGGCCTCACCCTTGGAGCTGTGCACCACACGGGGCGCTGGCTTGGGGGCAGGAGCGATACGGGTCGGAGGGGCCTGCTTGATCTGGGTGTCAATTGGTGACAGCTCCAAATCGACCTCGCGGATGGCGACTGCAGGCGTTGGGCCTTGGGGCTCAGGGCTGGAAACAGCCATCGCTACAGCATCATTGCTGGTTGCGGCGAGGCTGGACTCGGCGATGGCGGGAACCAAAGCACTGCCGGAGAGAAGCAGGGCGAGGGCCCCAAGGGAGAAGGTGCTGCGCATAACAAACGAAACTCGCCGCTATTGCGGCAATCACCAGCCAGAGGCAATTAGTGATTCGTCAGCGTTGGATTCGCTCTCAAACTGAATGGAGTTGAGATACGAATTCGCCTTCGGGGTTCCTATCGGGAATTGACGACAGGGCAAAGTTAACTGCTTCAGCTGGCCGTTTCGGTCAAAAACGACACCTACAAGATTGATCAGCAATTGTCATCCAAGCGGCCAGGGCAGGCGCCTACAGGGCTGAGCGGGGGTCGGCAAGGCCAGCAGGGATCAGCGACCCGAATGACAATCATCAGCGCAGCTAATCACCTGAGGCGCCAATCTGGCAATTGGCCCCGAATTTGGGCAGGTGG
Encoded here:
- the hemH gene encoding ferrochelatase translates to MAKVGVLLLNLGGPERIQDVGPFLYNLFSDPEIIRLPSPALQKPLAWLISSLRASKSQEAYRSIGGGSPLRRITEQQARELQSALRLLGIEATSYVAMRYWHPFTESAVADIKADDVDEVVVLPLYPHFSISTSGSSFRELQRLRQADPVFAALPIRCIRSYHDDQGYIDAMAGLIAREIQACPDPDSAHVFFSAHGVPKSYVEEAGDPYQGEIETCARLIIEKLEATLGHSNSFTLAYQSRVGPVEWLKPYTDEALEELGRQGVKDLVVVPISFVSEHIETLEEIDIEYRKLAFESGITNFRRVPALDTNPAFIQGLARLVQQALDGPEVNLDQAAALPSTVKLYPQDKWAWGWNNSSEVWNGRLAMVGFSAFLVELISGSGPLHAIGLL
- a CDS encoding NAD-dependent epimerase/dehydratase family protein codes for the protein MTSTPDLASLYQLLSLQERPILPSGERRAILGCGYVGEAVAKSWKQEGHALWGTTTRRERLPELADLVDNPLVFDSTDPSSSLDFATDVDGILVSFAPSKSSSVELSQYEQTFLGGLQRLIETLSRRPVSSPLQLVHLSSCGVYGNRQGAFTSESDPTDSNHPVNSVLVRAEQMIASVRSDSIKVCVLRLGGIYGPGRDIPAMLLSAAGGLVQRNGLNVPCWIHRDDIVRGINFAFDQGLNDTYNLVNDTQYNGQELTDRLCERAGLPLAKWLTRDTSDRILNARVSNEKLKQLGFSLSHPCMLG
- a CDS encoding biliverdin-producing heme oxygenase; protein product: MAVALASQLREGTKKAHTMAENTGFVSCFLKGVVDKASYRTLVADLYFVYSAMEEEFGRLREHPVVGPVAFAELNRRESLEQDLAFYFGGDWRNAVKPTPGAQQYVERLHQVALECPELLVGHHYTRYIGDLSGGQILKNIAQKAMSLGEHDGLRFYEFAAIPDEKAFKANYRTTLDALPIDQAMADRIVEEANHAFHLNMTMFQELEGNLIAAIGKVLFGFLTRRQRSGSTEVVAA
- a CDS encoding HEAT repeat domain-containing protein — translated: MADDDASPPQAGEPISEQEALRRLRQSEDSSQQYYGAWWLGRMRSQHPEAVPLLQQALRRRRPRDSGAGVEENAVARNAARALGKLAPAAQAAIPDLLDTLQDGDDGLREAAARALGQLGASEAIEALCERLASGPAVAGVQQANSHRLMEPCEALLEALGDIGVNEPRVLAVVKPFLGHESPLIRSAAARTLLQLSGEARWGELLVDLLDHPQLQVRHAALMDLGAAGWRPGFKAIAATLAENSLKLIALRGLVEQGSGDPGDEALLAYMDTLL
- a CDS encoding HEAT repeat domain-containing protein; this encodes MSQVSLVAARIAALQQAGSALALLQATQELASCADASAAPVLVEVLGFNNPGAAVAAVKGLISLGPAAVEALLQLDPVNYGARAWAVRALAGIGDVRGLELLLDALGSDVAASVRRAAAKGLGQLQLDELPPDQQQAVRRQCLGALLAATSDGEWVVRYAVAVGLELLAAGLPAAGPERQLAQQGLLTLQEAADGSPPVVQRRAKLALSRLGLQ
- a CDS encoding low molecular weight protein-tyrosine-phosphatase encodes the protein MKKRVLFVCLGNICRSPAAEGVFLHLLEQSQAGERFVVDSAGTGGWHVGKAADARMRAAASRRGIHLASKARQLELADLNRFNHILTMDASNLSQVQALVQEAGGSSVARIEPLLSYRSRFDLSEVPDPYYGGDEGFEHVLDLLEDACSGLLQALDD